Part of the Bacteroidota bacterium genome is shown below.
CAGGATAAAGTAACCGTCGCATCGCCAGACCCGGACGCTTGATCTCGGTTTAAAATCCAATATTCACACTGACTTATGTTATCTATTGTACTCACTTTAGAATAATGTGAGTACATAGGGTGAGAATCTGCATTATAGTATTCAGTCATAAACTCAAGACCATTTCCACAACACGTGTTAGAAATAGAAATAGCGATTGGACGATAATAACTTCCCTTTCCAACCGGAAATGTAAATGGATCGGTTCCTATTTTAGAACAAGCTCCGGAAATAAAACTGTTATTGTTTGCCCCTGATACCATCACGCCACTACCAAACTTAAGAATATTGACAGGACTGGTTATAGGATCGGTTATAAGAATACCTTTAACAAACGTAAGTGTTTGACCAAAATAATTTAACAAACAACCGGATAACAAAGTGATGTTGTTTCCCGTCTTATTGATCGTTATATTTCCATCAAAAAGACCGGCAGCACCGGTCAGATCAAAATTTTGATTATTACCGCCTGCAAAAATTAACTCCCCTGTACCCCCATCAAAACCGGAGCCGACTGTTACAGTGCCCCTTGCTTCAATCTTAGCATTAGATACTCCATTCGTGTAAGAAAGATCATTGGAAACATCAATAGTATCACCTACAGCAGTAGCTATTATGGTGAAAGCGCCGCAGGTTCCTGTAGCATTAATGGTAAAGTTATAAAAGCTTGTAGATGTTAACAGGTCAATAGTAAATGTACGGGTCGCGCAGGGAGAGCTTCCGGGATTAAGGGTAAGTGTACCATTGTTATGATTAAATGTGCCGGCACTATGAGTAAATAACGTTGGGCTGGTGGTCCATGTTCCACCAATAGAAAAAATTCCGGATGTACCAGTAAAATTCCCCCCTGACAAAGTAAACGTCCCTACATTAATAGTAATGGCAGAAGAGCCTCCTGTAAACGCACCACTTGATACACTAAAATTCGAACTTCCAACGGTAATGGTATTCGTGCCTTGTGAAACAGTGCCGGTATATCCGGCTATTGAAAAGCCCGCTACATTAACCGCAGCATCAATACTACAATTGCCATTTTTGGTTCCTGCGCCGCCATCAAAAATAGCAATATCACCCGACCCCGGAACCGATGCACCTCCCGCTCCATTTGAACTGGCAGACCAGTTAGCTGTATTGTTCCAGCTGGAGGCTCCCACTGATACCCAGTATCGGTTAGCGGAAAAACAACAGGAAAGTAACAGAAAAGAAAGAAACATAATTAAAAGTAACGTCAAATGTGATTTTTGGGATGTCATTATATTTTAAAATTCAATAATGTGAATCAAAGGATTCACTGAAATGATATAACATGCAATATATCCCTACATATAATATTCTACAAAACATCTTTCTATGAATTATTAATTTTCTGATTTTAACATTATATGCATTTTCAATCAATAAAAGCATTAATTTTAATAAAAATATTAATTCTCTGTTTTGAAAAAAAATTATCTGTTTACATTAATAAAATCTCTAAATATGTCGGAAAAGAGATATATAAAACTGTCATTAAGGAAAAATGCAATTGGGGATAGCAGCAATTATCTTACACTCTTTGATATGATCGCTGCTCAAATAGAATATGATGAAAAAGCCATCAAAAGAGATTTGGTAAATTATTCTTTGAAGAAGAATTTTGCCGTGACTAAGCTTTATCTATATCATTTGATTTTACGCACACTCAAAAATTTTCACTTTGAAACCTCTACAGACATGTTGTTGGCAGATAAAATACAACAGGCTAATCTTTTACTTGATAAAGAATTATTCGATCAATGTGAAAATATTACTCTTAAAGCCTTATCAATTGCTAACAAACACGAACTTAAGCTTAAGACCATTGAACTTTTGGATATTGAATTACGAGCACTTCAAGGACAACTGCAAATCAAAAAAATAAAAGAAAAGGCAGAGAAGTACTATAGAATGAAGCAAAAATTATGGGAACAGCAAGAACAGATATTTTACCTGCAAAAAATTGCGTATAATAATTTCGTCCAATTGAAAACAGAATGGGTGACAGAACTAGAACAAAAAACCATTTTCAAGTCACCGAGTCAAATAAAAGAAGGAGATTTACTTTCCATACATGCTAAAATATTATATCACCACGTCTGGAGCGGCTATTTATTCTCCGTAAATAAATCTGAAAAAACTTTCAAACATTTGATGAAGCTGGATATGTTATTTGACAAAAACCCGCATCTGATCGGAGATTATTGTAATTTATACATTTCTATGCTAAACAATCTTAATGTTGTTTTATTGGGGCGTAATGATTTCAAGAGAGTTCTTCTTAACATAGAGAAAATGAAACTATTGAAAATGCGCTCTGTAGAAGGTCGAATACGTGTGCGCGAACGCCTGGTTAGTGCTGAAATGAGTTTGCATAAGCATACCGGAGAATTTGAGAATTCCCTGCCATTAGTGAATGAGGCAAACAAGTTGCTTGAAAACAAAAAACTGAGTGAGGTATATCGGATGGTATTTAATTTACACTTGTTTATTTACTATTTTGCGTTTGAGGAATACAAAACAGCACTTAGGTTTTTGAATCATTTCCTATCCGGATCAAGAAAAAATATTCGTAAAGATTTACATAAAACGGCACGCTTACTTTATATGATTACGCATTACAAACTTCGTAATTTTGATTATCTTGAATCATTCTTAAAAAACGCAGTACGATCTTTCAACAGCAATGAGGGCATGGATAAAATGGAAAGACTATTCCTTTCATTCTTCACTAATATTATTTTGATTACTAAAGAGGATGAAAGGCGATCACATTTTTTGACATTTAAATTAGCCCTCGAAAAACTTGAAAAGCAAAAAATAATGCTTGCAACGTATTTTTATAATTTCAATTTTTCTGATTGGGCAGAGGCAGAAATGACTAATAGAAAATACAAAGAATTTGTTTATGAAAAATTTCATCCGGACGCGTTGGCAAAATATACAAAACAGTTTAAAGCCCGAATAAATTAACTTGATTTTTGTTTTTACTAATTTATTTTTCATCAAAATGTATCACTATTATTCACTAAAAACTCATGGAACCGTTAGATTAACATTAATACCACACCCATTTTTGTCTTTAATATTTATAGTGTAATTGCCCGGACAAAGTTGATTTTTATACCGGTTTATATATCCATCCGACCATGTATAAGTATACGGAGTTGTTCCTCCCGTAGCCGTGGTCATTATCCACTCCTTGCAGCCACAACCTGCACAGTTGGCTGTACCTTTTACAAATTGTCCAGCCAAAGCGGAAGGCGAAATTATTACAGCTGTTACAGTTGAGATACAGCTGCCTGCATCGGTAACTGTAATTGTATAAGAACCGGCAGTTATACCATTGAATTGATATGTGGCGAAAGTGCTTATGGCACTCACTCCTGTACTCCAGCTATAAGTATAAGGTCCGCTGCCATTACTTATTGTTACTGATACAGAACCTGTTCCGACACTGCATGCCGGGTTACTTAAAACAGTGCTTTGAGCTGATAAAGAACACGCGCAGCTGTTAACAACAATATTTTCAGTTAACGAATCTTTATTACACCCGTCATCAACAACCAGTTTTACAGCATAGGTTCCGGCAACAGCATATATAATACCTGAAGGATTTTGTTGGGCGGAAAAATTGGGTGTGCCACCTGCGAATGTCCAGCTATAAACAGGAACAGCACCGGAGCAGCTTGTGGTATAGCTTCCATTAAAATTTTGCGCTGAATTGGGACAAAAGCCGTTGTTGTTTGTAAATGCTATGGTGCCAACTGTTGGTGATCCGCACATGGAAGCACATAGCGATGCGATCACAAGATCATAACTTCCGGCATTTGTCGTTTGAAATGCGCCCGGAGTTACAGGAAAAACGGGAAATGCATATCCCAATAAGAAAACAGTGTTCTTATATATGGCTATACAATTACCGGGTAATGTTTCATCATCCTGCACAGAATTTCCCCCGACATAGGTTGAACAAATAAATTGCCCGTTAGGGTCGAAATGAGCAAAGAACAGATCTTCCTTCCCGCCGAAAACAGACTGGAATGCACAGGTGCCGATTGGCATATCAGATGAATATGTATCTCCTCCCAGATAAATGTCATTATTGCCATCCGTAATTACGCCATTACCCTCTTCCCTGCCGGCAGTACCTCCATAATAAGTCGACCATAAACGATTCCCGGCCGGATCAAATTTTATTATAAAGGCATCTGACGCTCCTTTCCGAATGATTTGAAACGCACCTGCCGTTACAGGAAGATCAGGAGAATAGGTCAATCCGGAAACTATAACATTCCCGATATTGTCAGTTGTTACACTTTGACCAAAGTCAAAATCGCTGCCTCCATAATAAGTGGCCCATAAGCGTCCGCCTGCCGGATTAAATTTGACTATATACGCATCTTCCTTTATTCCGTTAAGCGCTAACTGAAACGCCCCTGCTGATACAGGAAAATTTGCCGACTTTGTTTGTCCCGTTATTATGAAATTCCCACTGCTATCTGTGCTTATCGCATTATACATATATTCATCGGCAGTTCCTCCATAATAGGTGGCCCATAAGCGGTTGCCGGCAGAATTAAATTTCACAACAAAAGCATCCCACAGTCCGGCCTTTGTCAGCTGAAATGCTCCTCCCGTAACAGGAAAATTTGTCGATTCTGTACAGCCTGTTATAGCTATATTTCCACCTATATCAGCAACTACCCCAACCCCATAATCTCCTGAACTACCTCCATAAAAAGTCGCCCATAAACGGGCTCCTGCAGGGTTAAATTTTACCACAAATGCATCCGAAGTACCACCACCGGAAACACCCTGGAACGCCCCGGCCGTTACCGGAAAATCAGTCGAGTAAGTAATACCTGTAATGGATATTTCATTGCTCCCGCTTTTATCAACACAAATACCTCTGCCTTCTTCACCAAATGTTCCTCCATAATAGGTGGCCCATAAACGGTTACCTGCATTATTAAACTTTACCACAAAGGCATTAGAAAATGACTTTTGAACTACTTGAAACGCCCCGGCAGTTACGGGAAAATCGAATGAAGACGTTGCCCCCGTAATCACTATATTCCCATTATTATCCGTGTCTATGCCCTGCCCTTGCTCAACATCACTGCCACCGTAATAAGTGATCCAGGGGTCAACCACCAAAGGAAATGAAGAATTAAAAATTGAAAATAAAAAATGAACGATCACCTCATTGTTTGATAAATACTCAAGCCTGTATTCCGTTTTTACATCAATAATTTTCCCATTTATATTTTGATAAACCTTTGGCAATACTTCCGTCATTTCTGCAATGGAGTTTTTAATTCTTAATTCTCCATCTTTTATTTCCACCTCATCCGCTCCGCTATACTTTAACTTTATCTGATCCGGATTTCCTCCCGGTTTTACTATTATATCATATTTTAACCCCTGCCTGCGAGCCGGGGTGCCCTCCGGCTGGCAAGCCTGCCCTTTTGCCCCGTAATATTTCAAATCTATATTGTTATAAATATTCTTTATAATCACTTCATTATATGAATTCACTTTCAGTATTCCCTGCGGACAATGTGGATAATAATAATTAGAATAACCCTCCAACTGATCTCTCTCATATATCTCCGGGTCCCGGTTACAGTTTATAAAGTCAACATCCACACGATGGAAGTTCAGCTTTTGGTTTGCTATACGTTCTTGTTTTACATTCCTGACGGCAGCCTGGTTATTTTGCTCATCATTTCTATTGTTTCTTTCTATCTCTTCCTCCCGTTCGTCAGCTTCATGCATTATCTCTCCCAAATCACCCAGCACATAACTGAGACCGGTTTTACGCAGATATATCTGTGCTTCGCCTGCATTCCCTTTGTACAGCACTTCGGGGCAAAGATTACCACCCATATCAATTATCTGTCCATTATTTTTTGTAAAGCACAACCCATTTCCCCGCTCAGCCTCATGACCGCCCGGATGAGCAGTAGTAGTTCGCGCAGACTTCTCAAAATTACCTGCGGCAAATAAATTTCCCGATATAAAAACGACTGTAATGATAAAACTTTGCCTCATTTAAGACCGCTGATGATGCTATATTGCTTAGCAAATTAACTTAAAAATACACATAAAATCTCCACATTATATGGACATACATTTGCCCTTGACTTCTAGGTAATCAATTTCATAACTATTTTATCAACAAAACTGACAACAATGAACAAAAGAGTTATTTTTGAAAACTATTAATGATTGCTACGCATCGCACTATTTTTGCATGACAAAAAAAAACTACCTCGATGAATTAAACCCGGTGCAGCGGCAAGCTGTTGAATGCACTGAAGGCCCCGTTATGATCATTGCAGGAGCAGGTTCAGGGAAAACACGTGTTCTTACCTATCGTGTGGCACACCTCATAGAGAAAGGAATTGACCCTTTCAACATACTTGCTCTCACATTCACTAACAAGGCCGCGCGTGAAATGAAGGAGCGAATTGCAAAGATTACCGGTAACAATGCCCGTAATTTATGGATGGGCACCTTCCATTCGGTTTTCGCGAAAATATTACGCGTTGAAGCGGACAAAATAGGATACCCCAAAAATTTCACCATCTACGACACAGAGGATTCCAAAGGTCTGCTGAAGGATATTACCAAAGAACTCGGACTGGATGAAAAGATCTATAAACCCTCCCTGGTATACAATCGTATTTCGGCGGCTAAAAACATGCTGATATCGGCCCAGGCATATAACCTCAACGACCGCATTACTGAAGAAGACAGGATGAGCGCCAAGCCACGGATAGGAGAGATATACAGCAAATACAGCAACCGTTGCTTTAAAGCAGGGGCTATGGATTTTGACGATCTTCTTTTTAAAACAAACGTACTGCTGCGTGACTTTCCTGATGTACTTCACAAATACCAGGAAAAGTTCAAATATATTTTAGTTGACGAGTACCAGGATACTAACTTTTCTCAATACGTTATTGTTAAACAGCTGGCCGCACGTTTTGAAAATATTTGTGTGGTTGGTGACGACGCGCAAAGCATTTACGCGTTCCGCGGCGCGAACATTCAGAATATTCTGAATTTTGAAAAAGATTACCCTGACCTGAAGACATTTAAACTGGAACAAAACTACCGTTCAACAAAAACCATTGTCGGTGCGGCAAACAGTGTTATCGCGAACAATAAGGAACAGCTGGATAAAAAAGTATGGACAGAAAACGATCCCGGTGAAAAGATAAAAGTTACACGCGCACTGACTGACAACGAAGAGGGCATAAATGTGGCCTCTTCGATTTTTGAAACACGGGCGAATAAACAGGCCAGAAACGACGCGTTTGCCATACTGTACCGCACCAACGCACAATCGCGTGCTATGGAAGAAGCTTTACGCAAACTGAATATCCCCTATCGCATTTACGGAGGCTTATCATTTTATCATCGCAAAGAAATCAAGGATCTGCTGGCATACTTCCGTTTAGCGATCAACCCGCACGATGAAGAATCACTCAAGCGAATTATCAACTTCCCTGCACGTGGCATCGGACAAACAACCATAGATAAACTGATAGTCGCCGCTTCAGATAATGATGTAAGTATCTGGACAGCCATTGACAATATTATTGATTTCAAGTTGGACATTAATGCCGGAACAGCAAGTAAAATCAGCGACTTTGCCGCCATGATAAAAAGTTTTGGCGTTATGGTTATGAAAATATACAGGAACTGCTCAATGGGTTGAAGGAGTTTGTTGAAGAAAGTGGCGAGGGACAAGAGGCGGGGGACGAGGAAGGGGATAAGTCCGAAGTCCGAAGTCCGAAGTTCGAAGAAAAAGATGAGACAGGAGACAGGAGACAGGAGTTAGAAGAAGTGGCAGGAAGCAGGAAGCAGGAAGCAGAAAACACAACCGATGAAAATACTGGTCTCAAATCTCAAATCTCAAATCTCAAATCTCTTGACCTATTCATGCAGGACATCGCGTTACTTACCGATGCGGATAAAAAAACAGAAGGAGAAGAAGACCGTAACCGGGTTTCGCTGATGACCATACATGCGGCCAAAGGCCTTGAATTCCCTTATGTTTATATTGTGGGCCTGGAAGAGAATTTATTTCCCTCACAAATGGCTCTTAACTCGCGCGAGGAGTTGGAAGAAGAGAGACGGCTATTTTATGTAGCCTTAACCCGCGCCGAAAAACAGGTTACTTTAAGTTATGCTGTTACACGCTATCGCTGGGGTAATTTAATAAATTGTGAACCAAGCCGTTTTATTGATGAACTCGCAGAAGAACACCGTGAAATGCCTGCCCCACAAAGCAGGGAACATGAAGAAACCTGGGGCATTCAGACTAAACCATTTGTCAGAAAACAAAAAACACAGCAGGTTACAACAACAAAAGCATCCCCACCTAAAAATCTTGTTAAACTAAATGCTGCTTCACGATCAACCGGCAGCAATAACGATCCCGAAAATTTAAAAGACCTGCAAGCCGGCATGGAAGTGCATCACGAACGCTTTGGAACAGGAAAAGTAATAAGTATGGAAGGAGTGTTTCCGAATAACAAGGCAACGGTTTTGTTCCCTGTTGTCGGACAAAAACAATTGTTGCTAAGGTTTGCGAAGTTGAAAATTGTGTAAGCGTCAGGCTACCCTTGTCTCATCCCAGCCTGCCGGCAGCTATCGTGTGGACACAAATATGTGTGATTTTCAATCGAATATATTGATTTCGATCAAAAACACCGAAGGTGTAAAATTATTGTAGAATAAATTTGAAAGGAAATAAATTAAGGGAGGTTTTTCTGAAAGTGTGGGATTACTTAAGAATAAAATGATACAATTAAAACAACTTTGGGAAGAAAAACCGCTGAAACTTATCATTTTTGCCGGACTTTTCTTCAGGGCATTAGCCGTTATCTTCTCAAAAGGATTCGGCATGCACGACGATCATTTCCTGATCATTGAAGCCGCTCAATCCTGGGCCGATGGTTCCGACTACAATTATTGGCTCCCCGGCTCCGGCGCCACTCAGCCAAGCGGTCATAGTTTTTTTTATGTAGGATTACATTATTTTCTATTCCGCTTATTTAACCTTATCGGCTTTACTGATCCTGACGCTAAAATGTATGTTATACGTTTTCTGCATGCCGTATTTTCGGTGATCACTATCATACTTGGTTATAAAATAACCGAACATTATTCCGACAAAAAAAATGCGCGCACTGCGGGCTTGTTACTTGCCATTTATTGGTTCATGCCGATGCTTAGTGTACGCAACCTCGTGGAAGTGGTTTGTGTTCCCTTTTTATTATACGCAACCTGGCTCATCATTATAGCTGAATCAAACAACAAACAAACCACTTTTTTATATGCCGGATTAATTGCGGGCCTTGCTTTTTCAATTCGTTTTCAATCCCTGTTTTTTGTCGGCGGATTCGGATTATACCTGTTGATAAAAAAACAATTTAAACCAGCTATTCTGTTTGGGCTGGGCGCTTTTTCCTGTATGGCATTGATACAGGGCCTTATTGACTACAATACCTGGGGACGACCCTTCGCTGAGTTTTTTGAGTACGTTAATTACAATATGCACAGCCCTTATGCATACAGTACGCAGCCCTGGTACAATTACTTCCTTACATTAGGAGGGATCCTAATTCCGCCGGTAAGCCTGTTTCTGCTAATTGGTTATTTCAAACTCTGGAGAAAAAATTTACTGCTCTTTCTGCCTGCATTCCTTTTCCTCGCCTTTCATTCCTACTTTCCCAATAAACAAGAGCGCTTTATATTTCCGATCGTCCCGTTCATCATTATGCTTGGCATTATCGGATGGAATGAATTTATTGATAAGTCAGGCTTTTGGCAAAAGCGGCAAAAATTATTGCGAGGCTGTTGGATATTTTTTTGGGCATTGAACATATTATCCCTGTTATTCATTACCTGCTCTTACTCCAAGCGCAATCGCGTAGAGGCGATGTTATACCTGCAAACAAAGGGCGATGTAAAGAACCTGATCATTGAGGA
Proteins encoded:
- a CDS encoding glycosyltransferase family 39 protein, producing MIQLKQLWEEKPLKLIIFAGLFFRALAVIFSKGFGMHDDHFLIIEAAQSWADGSDYNYWLPGSGATQPSGHSFFYVGLHYFLFRLFNLIGFTDPDAKMYVIRFLHAVFSVITIILGYKITEHYSDKKNARTAGLLLAIYWFMPMLSVRNLVEVVCVPFLLYATWLIIIAESNNKQTTFLYAGLIAGLAFSIRFQSLFFVGGFGLYLLIKKQFKPAILFGLGAFSCMALIQGLIDYNTWGRPFAEFFEYVNYNMHSPYAYSTQPWYNYFLTLGGILIPPVSLFLLIGYFKLWRKNLLLFLPAFLFLAFHSYFPNKQERFIFPIVPFIIMLGIIGWNEFIDKSGFWQKRQKLLRGCWIFFWALNILSLLFITCSYSKRNRVEAMLYLQTKGDVKNLIIEDSNRNDWMMPPLFYLKKWISPYGVTQILTHDTLKFNLRTVPVPKRPNYVIFMQAENLDKRVADFRKNYATLKYETTVEPGSMDRLLHWLNPNNENNTSTIYKIEKVLPDTIR